A segment of the Solea solea chromosome 14, fSolSol10.1, whole genome shotgun sequence genome:
TACTTTTAGCAAGGCTTGACTTTGTATTGTCGTCGTACAAATAATCCACCTGTTGCATCCAACTGCAGTCAGAGTTAATGTTCACCCCTCCACGACTGCAAAACCACTGCTGGCTGATCCGTTAATgtaagataaaacaaaataaatgactaaaaataataattaaaaaaactctGCCAGAGTGTCTCTTTTGAGTCAATTTTGctggtcccaagcccggataaaaGAGGAGGTTTGGaattgtgacataaaaaaaaaaaacaagagagtgCAGCTACTTAATGCAAATTAGGTGatagctgtttttttctcctctatatttttttaatattgacgGAATTTCGTCATCACGGAACTTGATGACAAACTTTAATCCCGGTCTTGGATACTGAGAAATTGCTGATACAATACACAAGACACAGATTATCTTCACGTTCATACCTGTTCTTTATCAGTCGGACTTCTTGTTTGCGAGTGACCTCCTTTGTGGCACCCTGGGTGAGGAGGGCAGGGGTAGAGGCCATAATCATCCCATGGGCCATGGAGCCCGCCGGGGCTGTCCGGAGCTGGTATGGCTGGACCCCACCGGGGGTGGCTAAATAGTGCAGATTGAAGAAAATGAAAGTAAACGCTACTTTTATCGCTTGTTCATTTACTGTTGTTTAAGCACAGGCACTGGACTCACCTTGGACAACCATTGGGTTAGCCGGAACAAGTATCTGCTGGCCATTCCTTGTCTGTGCATATTGGAGGATCATGGCTCCAGGCtgggcagcagctgctgtgttggTCTTCGTCAAAGTTTCGAGGCTCTGGACCTGGTTTGTACCACTATTGGCTAGTTGAATGGCTCCACCCTGTGTGAGTTCAactgtgtgatttaaaaaaggacagaaaCCTGTTAAATTAAGCTGATGTTATAGTCTTACTAACTTTTAGTATGGTTGGATGCCAGTGCAACACAGAGCAGCAAACTGtctttttcgtcttcttataaTAACAATTTACAGCAGACTGCACAGTAAGAGGGTCCTCAAAGGTTTTAAGTTCTTAATCCCAGTGTCATCCTCTTCCGTGAAATTCAAAGTTCCTGC
Coding sequences within it:
- the LOC131472215 gene encoding cyclic AMP-responsive element-binding protein 1-like isoform X4, encoding MNARRILNDLLSNAPPDPRAQEEKDLSAATPTPVPTPMYQPSSGQYIELTQGGAIQLANSGTNQVQSLETLTKTNTAAAAQPGAMILQYAQTRNGQQILVPANPMVVQATPGGVQPYQLRTAPAGSMAHGMIMASTPALLTQGATKEVTRKQEVRLIKNREAARECRRKKKEYIQYLQTRVTTLEHQNKLIAEEIQAIKALNKKKPE
- the LOC131472215 gene encoding cyclic AMP-responsive element-binding protein 1-like isoform X3, whose product is MVVYCNRRILNDLLSNAPPDPRAQEEKDLSAATPTPVPTPMYQPSSGQYIELTQGGAIQLANSGTNQVQSLETLTKTNTAAAAQPGAMILQYAQTRNGQQILVPANPMVVQATPGGVQPYQLRTAPAGSMAHGMIMASTPALLTQGATKEVTRKQEVRLIKNREAARECRRKKKEYIQYLQTRVTTLEHQNKLIAEEIQAIKALNKKKPE